A genomic region of Gimesia chilikensis contains the following coding sequences:
- a CDS encoding RNA polymerase sigma factor produces MPIDEADQLLVSQIRQGDSDAWAELIARFEGRLLAFVDSRLRNRASSEDVVQETFMGFLISIPNYDANTPLESFLFAIASHKLTDLLRKQGRRPTIPLFPHENGERESYREPAGRTRVASSLARSKERKSKEEQVISESLSDLIQGWIKNGEFERLECMEQLFVSGRANKEVAATLQITEQAVANHKHFVVGKLKDAIKTAQILDADLQGLGLN; encoded by the coding sequence ATGCCGATTGACGAAGCCGATCAACTCCTCGTGTCACAAATCAGGCAAGGCGACTCTGACGCCTGGGCCGAGTTGATCGCGCGTTTTGAAGGTCGACTGCTGGCATTCGTCGACAGCCGCCTGCGGAATCGTGCCAGCAGCGAAGATGTCGTCCAGGAAACGTTCATGGGCTTTCTGATCAGTATTCCCAACTACGATGCGAATACGCCGCTGGAATCATTTCTGTTCGCCATCGCCTCGCATAAGCTGACAGACCTGCTGCGAAAACAGGGACGACGCCCGACGATCCCCCTGTTCCCCCACGAAAACGGTGAGCGGGAAAGCTACCGGGAACCGGCAGGACGGACCCGTGTGGCTTCCAGTCTGGCACGGAGCAAGGAGCGTAAAAGCAAAGAAGAGCAGGTCATCAGCGAAAGCCTGTCGGATCTGATTCAGGGCTGGATCAAGAACGGCGAATTCGAGCGACTGGAGTGCATGGAGCAGTTGTTCGTCTCGGGCAGAGCGAATAAAGAAGTCGCTGCCACGCTGCAGATTACTGAGCAGGCGGTTGCCAATCATAAGCATTTTGTGGTCGGCAAACTGAAGGATGCCATCAAAACCGCCCAGATTCTCGATGCCGACCTGCAGGGACTGGGGCTGAATTGA
- a CDS encoding 50S ribosomal protein bL37 produces MAKTQRKLKKANHGRRPASAKARKAKRKHIKF; encoded by the coding sequence ATGGCTAAAACACAGCGTAAACTGAAAAAAGCAAACCACGGTCGCCGTCCTGCCAGTGCCAAAGCACGCAAGGCTAAACGGAAGCACATCAAGTTCTAA
- a CDS encoding recombinase family protein, which yields MSQRRRKPIPKVYSYIRFSTPEQSMGDSERRQLELAKKAAKKIGLPLDDTLDLTDRGLSGYHGVHRTKGKLGDFLAMVEAKHIAAGSYLLVENFTRLSREGTVKTLREVIFKLWDHGIILQTISPEEKYEPGCDKDPKFMVLFLFLRQAEESSRQKSEWGKANWKQKRKLAREQGVHITKRRPAWLDEDFKPIPHAVKCLKRIFKLKLQGVGVATIAEKMNQEKIWERPNGWRSSYVKKIITNRAVIGECQLHIKQGNKRIPDGDPIPDYYPKVVSNDQFFAVQKQLAGNRGCGGRKDRCSNLFTRIIKCAYCGGTMQFVDKGKPPKGQQYLQCSNGYRSHKCERYRIRYDECENLILNNCIKLNPGEVLPDPDEQTEKCLLLRHRIDAKEAEKRDIDRQIDNLVDQISRTESESIRDRYQDRVTKCESKLSEIEGELLEAEHELSIIEQDENMVSNWSKNLETLKDAIVGENVAELRLRLRIHLEELIDRIEVFAQGYREDENDENKRRPKWEKVKGKKRVKFIPAQPQQADDFFDVCEAQFSEFVPELWEDRMFRKFVWHLAEQRKTRKGRFIRIFFNTGRHVDLVPEGSLASGVELRENKWKRIGWSFESPKIDRMWRDFKTDYRKKKGKSTRQGKPVTT from the coding sequence ATGTCACAGAGACGACGCAAGCCAATACCAAAAGTTTATTCATACATTCGCTTTTCGACTCCCGAGCAATCAATGGGTGACAGCGAAAGACGTCAGCTAGAACTTGCAAAAAAGGCAGCAAAAAAAATTGGACTGCCCTTGGATGATACGCTGGACCTGACAGATCGGGGATTAAGCGGGTACCACGGGGTACATCGTACGAAAGGTAAACTGGGAGATTTCTTGGCAATGGTAGAAGCAAAACATATTGCTGCAGGTAGCTATTTACTAGTTGAGAATTTTACCCGCCTGAGCCGTGAGGGAACAGTTAAAACCCTACGAGAAGTAATCTTTAAGCTGTGGGACCACGGAATAATTCTCCAAACGATAAGCCCTGAAGAAAAATATGAGCCTGGCTGTGATAAAGACCCAAAGTTCATGGTACTGTTTCTTTTCCTGCGACAAGCTGAAGAATCTTCACGTCAAAAGAGTGAATGGGGTAAAGCAAACTGGAAGCAGAAACGTAAGCTTGCCCGTGAGCAGGGGGTTCATATCACTAAAAGACGTCCTGCTTGGCTAGATGAAGACTTCAAACCAATCCCACATGCGGTGAAGTGCCTGAAACGTATTTTTAAACTCAAGCTGCAGGGCGTTGGGGTAGCCACTATTGCTGAAAAGATGAACCAAGAAAAAATTTGGGAACGTCCGAATGGTTGGCGATCTAGTTACGTAAAAAAAATCATCACTAACCGTGCTGTGATTGGCGAGTGTCAATTACATATCAAACAAGGCAACAAGCGAATACCGGATGGCGATCCGATACCGGACTACTATCCTAAGGTTGTAAGTAACGATCAATTTTTTGCTGTTCAAAAACAGCTTGCCGGTAACCGGGGTTGTGGCGGGCGAAAAGACAGATGCAGTAACTTGTTTACAAGAATTATCAAATGTGCCTATTGTGGCGGCACAATGCAGTTTGTTGATAAGGGCAAACCACCCAAGGGGCAACAGTATCTCCAATGCTCTAATGGCTACCGATCACATAAATGCGAACGCTACCGTATACGATATGATGAATGTGAGAATTTAATCTTGAATAATTGCATCAAACTAAATCCCGGAGAGGTTCTTCCTGATCCCGATGAACAGACTGAAAAATGTCTATTACTCCGTCATCGCATTGATGCCAAAGAGGCTGAGAAAAGAGATATAGACAGACAGATAGATAATTTGGTCGACCAGATCAGCAGAACAGAATCAGAATCAATTCGTGATCGTTACCAAGATCGAGTTACCAAGTGTGAGTCCAAACTAAGCGAGATTGAGGGAGAATTATTAGAGGCTGAGCACGAGCTTTCAATAATCGAGCAGGACGAAAATATGGTAAGCAATTGGTCAAAAAATCTTGAAACTCTGAAGGATGCAATAGTCGGGGAGAACGTTGCCGAATTGAGATTACGATTACGAATCCACTTGGAAGAATTAATCGACAGGATCGAGGTTTTTGCGCAAGGATATCGAGAGGATGAAAACGACGAAAACAAACGTAGACCCAAATGGGAAAAAGTGAAAGGCAAAAAGAGGGTGAAGTTCATACCTGCTCAACCACAACAAGCTGACGATTTTTTTGATGTTTGTGAAGCTCAGTTCAGCGAATTTGTCCCAGAGCTATGGGAGGATAGAATGTTCCGAAAATTTGTATGGCACCTGGCAGAACAACGTAAAACCAGAAAGGGAAGGTTTATTCGCATTTTCTTCAACACTGGAAGACATGTTGATCTGGTCCCAGAAGGGAGCCTTGCATCTGGAGTGGAGTTGCGAGAGAATAAGTGGAAACGAATCGGTTGGAGCTTTGAGTCACCAAAAATTGACAGGATGTGGCGGGACTTCAAAACTGATTATAGGAAGAAAAAAGGCAAATCTACGCGACAGGGTAAACCGGTTACAACTTGA
- a CDS encoding recombinase family protein: MKHTAIYARVSTSEQSHASQVPDLERWVETHSGPIVHYDDTASGRTMQRPGWQDLEANIRVGKVAQLVVWRLDRLGRTAAGLTALFDELRQRNINLVSIKDGLDLSTPAGMLMANVLASVAQFEAEVISERIKAGVAKAKADGKQWGGSKPGRRKVSQEQLQVIKQLKLNGTPVTRIAKAVGLSRPTIYDVLRQG, from the coding sequence ATGAAACACACAGCTATTTACGCACGGGTCTCGACAAGCGAGCAGTCCCATGCGAGCCAGGTGCCTGATTTAGAGAGGTGGGTAGAGACGCATAGTGGTCCCATTGTGCACTACGACGACACCGCCAGTGGTCGCACCATGCAACGTCCGGGCTGGCAAGACTTAGAAGCCAACATACGTGTGGGCAAAGTGGCCCAGCTTGTCGTGTGGCGGCTAGACAGGCTAGGACGGACTGCTGCAGGCTTAACCGCTTTGTTTGACGAGCTGAGGCAACGCAACATTAACCTGGTAAGCATAAAGGACGGATTAGATCTGTCCACGCCTGCTGGCATGCTGATGGCAAACGTTTTAGCTAGTGTCGCCCAATTTGAGGCCGAGGTTATTAGCGAGCGGATCAAGGCAGGCGTTGCCAAAGCAAAAGCAGACGGCAAGCAATGGGGGGGGAGCAAGCCGGGGAGGCGAAAGGTCTCCCAAGAGCAGCTTCAGGTAATAAAGCAGCTAAAGTTAAATGGAACACCTGTTACAAGAATAGCAAAGGCTGTCGGGCTGTCACGCCCTACGATTTATGATGTTTTAAGACAGGGGTGA
- a CDS encoding NaeI family type II restriction endonuclease, translating to MSCSKTDEELKSVIHEIQKIDPKGERIARVLRSTLDQLYDGQHTGRYRWDQLHKTEKTHCGTLVEINLHREFEFEDGKDMDYQISGIEVDCKYSQSLYGWMIPLEAVGHLCILLSANDESSRWSMGIVRISTEILNQGRNRDSKRNIGAHGRDNIVWIFKDAELKPNILLQLPRDTVEAIMDLPTGQKRINEIFRVAQGKVIGRGVIATLGQQEDYMKRVRGNGGSRGKLKSEGIIILGQYERHRQIAKELGLPIPDKGESVSIRVAPANSPGQGVVGIEDKLWRIAKDDDPICDAPEVPYY from the coding sequence ATGTCATGCTCAAAGACTGATGAAGAATTAAAATCTGTAATTCATGAAATTCAAAAGATTGACCCTAAAGGTGAACGCATCGCAAGAGTACTGCGTAGCACCCTAGACCAACTCTATGATGGTCAGCACACTGGTCGATATCGCTGGGACCAACTCCATAAAACCGAAAAAACACATTGTGGCACTCTCGTCGAAATCAACTTACATCGCGAGTTTGAATTTGAAGATGGAAAGGATATGGATTACCAAATTTCCGGCATAGAGGTTGACTGCAAATATTCACAATCATTGTATGGGTGGATGATCCCTCTTGAAGCCGTTGGTCACCTATGCATCCTACTTTCAGCGAATGACGAAAGCTCACGTTGGAGTATGGGGATTGTTCGGATATCTACAGAAATCTTGAATCAAGGACGTAATCGGGACTCGAAGCGAAATATCGGAGCTCATGGTCGCGACAATATAGTGTGGATTTTCAAAGATGCTGAACTAAAACCGAATATCTTGTTACAACTCCCCAGGGATACTGTTGAAGCGATAATGGATCTACCAACCGGACAAAAGAGAATTAATGAAATTTTCCGCGTCGCACAAGGAAAAGTAATTGGTAGGGGTGTGATTGCTACTTTAGGCCAGCAAGAAGACTACATGAAAAGGGTCAGAGGCAATGGGGGCTCAAGAGGCAAATTAAAATCCGAAGGAATTATTATTCTCGGGCAGTATGAGAGACACAGACAGATTGCAAAAGAACTTGGCTTGCCAATACCTGACAAAGGTGAATCTGTTAGCATCCGCGTTGCCCCTGCTAATTCTCCGGGACAAGGCGTCGTTGGAATCGAAGATAAACTCTGGAGGATAGCAAAGGACGATGATCCAATTTGTGATGCTCCGGAGGTACCTTATTATTAA
- a CDS encoding DNA cytosine methyltransferase → MAKTIEKPKLVDLFSGAGGLTLGFVQAGFEPIYAIEHDSAFAQTYATNFGCHVDSRPIEEAINDKDVQKIRADIVIGGPPCQGFSNLGPNRADDPRRALWQYYIDVVKSTRCKVFVMENVPNLLTSEEGAEIIRTAEELGFEIRSGVLLASQYGVPQNRKRAFIIGSKIGAIELPEPTGEVSTVRDAFKGIPAKPTVHNFVQNGPVPTEKLHIARNPTELSKKRYALIPPGGNRFDLQRLAPELTPQCWIKKTQGGTDLYGRLEWNGPARCTIRTEFYKPEKGRYLHPKEDRPITHWEAARLQTFPDDFLWCGSKIKIAIQIGNAVPPKLSNCIAKHIAKNISIKKTVKRKRVRVAKAKV, encoded by the coding sequence ATGGCTAAAACAATTGAGAAACCAAAACTGGTTGATTTATTTTCCGGCGCAGGAGGCCTAACGCTTGGATTTGTCCAAGCTGGATTTGAGCCGATCTATGCCATAGAGCACGATTCGGCATTTGCTCAAACATATGCAACAAACTTTGGGTGCCATGTTGATTCTAGACCGATTGAAGAGGCTATTAACGATAAAGACGTACAAAAAATTCGAGCAGATATAGTTATTGGCGGTCCGCCTTGCCAAGGTTTTTCGAACTTAGGGCCAAATCGTGCAGACGATCCTAGAAGAGCTCTATGGCAATATTACATTGATGTGGTGAAATCAACTCGGTGTAAAGTTTTTGTCATGGAAAACGTACCCAATCTCCTAACAAGTGAAGAGGGGGCAGAGATCATTCGAACAGCTGAAGAGCTAGGGTTTGAAATTCGATCCGGCGTTTTATTGGCTTCACAGTATGGTGTTCCGCAAAACCGAAAGCGAGCATTTATCATAGGAAGTAAAATTGGGGCAATTGAACTTCCAGAACCAACAGGTGAAGTTTCGACTGTGCGTGATGCATTTAAGGGGATTCCTGCCAAGCCTACTGTTCATAACTTTGTGCAAAACGGTCCCGTACCAACGGAGAAGCTACACATTGCTAGAAACCCAACGGAACTCAGTAAAAAGCGATATGCATTAATTCCACCAGGTGGGAACCGATTTGATTTGCAACGTCTTGCTCCTGAACTAACACCTCAGTGTTGGATTAAAAAGACTCAAGGAGGAACCGATTTGTATGGGCGTCTTGAATGGAACGGACCGGCTCGATGTACAATTCGGACAGAGTTTTACAAGCCAGAAAAAGGTCGATACCTCCACCCCAAAGAGGATCGACCGATTACACATTGGGAAGCAGCTAGGCTACAAACATTTCCCGATGATTTCCTATGGTGTGGCTCAAAGATAAAAATTGCTATCCAAATCGGTAATGCTGTTCCCCCTAAACTTTCTAACTGCATTGCGAAACACATCGCTAAAAATATATCTATTAAGAAGACTGTAAAGCGAAAAAGAGTTAGAGTAGCTAAGGCGAAGGTTTAA
- a CDS encoding very short patch repair endonuclease gives MDVFSPEKRSEVMSKIGSKNTKPEILVRKVLHSLGMRFRLHRKDLAGTPDIVLPKYKTVVFVHGCFWHGHSCPKGQRPATNVEFWNSKIEKNIKNDSRVGRVLRSKGWHVFTIWECQTKDMDFLSKKLLRIKENG, from the coding sequence ATGGATGTTTTCAGCCCTGAGAAACGCTCAGAGGTTATGTCTAAAATAGGATCGAAGAATACCAAGCCTGAGATCCTCGTGCGGAAAGTACTCCACTCCTTAGGAATGCGATTTAGGTTACATAGGAAGGATCTCGCTGGAACGCCAGATATTGTTCTTCCCAAATACAAAACAGTCGTATTTGTCCATGGATGTTTTTGGCATGGACATAGTTGTCCGAAGGGACAAAGACCTGCTACGAATGTGGAATTCTGGAACTCAAAGATTGAGAAGAATATAAAAAACGATAGTCGAGTTGGTAGAGTGTTACGCTCTAAGGGTTGGCATGTCTTCACAATTTGGGAGTGCCAGACGAAGGATATGGATTTTCTAAGCAAGAAGCTGCTACGGATAAAAGAGAATGGCTAA